The following is a genomic window from Solidesulfovibrio fructosivorans JJ].
CGTAGCGCCCAGGGCCTGCCCGAGCTGCCCCTCCCCCCCATTTGCGACGTCATCCGCCGCCATGCCGCCCTGTGCCGGGGATATGCCGACGACCGGCGGGCGCTTCTGCGCATGCGCACGGCCGTGCCCCGCTATCTGCGCGATCTTCCTGGCTGCCGCGCCTTGCGGGACAGGCTTTGCCACTGTACATCCTGGGAAGAACTTGACGCCATCATCGACGCGGCCGAGGGCTTGAGCCACGAAACGGCCGCGACAAGCGGAGACGCCTTATGAAATTGTTGCGCGCCGAAACCGCCGGCTTCTGCATGGGCGTGGACCTGGCGCTTAAAAAGCTGGCCGCCCTCATCGTCCCGCCGAAAGGTCCGCAAAGGACCGGCCAGGCCACAGCCCTCCTCACCTTCGGTCCCATCATCCACAACCCGCAGGTGTTGGCGGAATACGCGGCCAAAGGCGTGGGCGTGGTCAACGATCCGGCCGACATCCCGGCCGGGGCCACGGTCGTCATCCGCGCCCACGGCATTCCCGAGCCCGTGCGCCGGGAAATCGCGTCCCGGGGGGCCAGGATCGTGGACGCCACCTGCCCCAAGGTGAAAAAGGCCCAGACGCTCATTTCCGCCCAGGCGACCCAGAGCAAGGTGCTGCTCCTTTTCGGCGAAGCGGACCATCCCGAGGTCAAGGGGCTTTTGAGTTACGCCACGGCCGGGGCCCATGTCTTCGATTCCATGGAGGAACTCGAACGCATGGACCTGGGCGAAGGGCCGACCTATTTTCTGGCCGCCCAGACCACCCAGGACGAAATGGAGTTCATGCGCATCCGCGACTTCCTGAAAAAACGCTTCGGACCGGGGCTCACCGTGTTGTCCACCATCTGCAACGCCACCATGAACCGCCAGCAGGAGGCCATGGATCTGGCGGCCGCGGTCGACTTCATGGTTGTGGTCGGCGGGCGCGAATCGGGCAATACGCGACGTCTGGCCCAGGTGGCCCGGACCGCCGGCACCCCCTGCGTCCATGTGGAGACGGCGGACGAGCTTTCCCCGGACATGGTTGCCGGCAAACGCATAATCGGCTTGACAGCGGGCGCTTCAACCCCCAAGAAAATCATTGACAGCGTGCAACAGGCGCTGGAAGCTTTTTGATTGAAACGGCCTACGCGGGGAGACGACCATGTCCCAGACCAACATTCTGCTTGAAGCCGGCACCAATGAGCTGGAAATCGTCGAGTTTTTCATCGACGAGCCCGCTCCTTCCTCGTTCACCGGCGATACGCCGGAAGTCTCGGGCATGTATCGCGGCTACTACGGGGTCAATGTGGCCAAGGTGCTGGAGATCATCCGCTTGCCCAAGATCACGGCCATGCCGGAGGTTTCCCATCCGAGCGTGCTCGGCGCGTTCAACCTGCGCAACCACATCATCCCGCTGGTCGATCTGAGCGTGTGGCTCGACAAGACGCGCCAGGAGACGGACTCGCCCAAGGTCATCGTCACGGAATTCAACAACGTCACCACCTCCTTTCTCGTCTCGGGCGTCACCCGCATCCACCGCATGAGCTGGGAGGCGGTGGAGCCGCCCAACCGCTACGTGTCCAAGATGAGCGGCGACTGCATCACCGGCGTGGTCAAGCTCGAGGACCGCATCGTGTTTCTGCTCGACCTGGAAAAAATCGTGGCCGACCTCAACCCGAACCTGGGGTTGCGCCTGGACATGAGCATCGAATGGGACGCGACCAGCCGCTACCGGGCGCTGGTGGCTGACGACTCGGTGCTGGTGCGCGAGATGTTAAAGGACCTGCTGCAAAAGGCGGGCTTCGACGTCACGGCCGTGCAGAACGGCCGCGAAGCCTGGGAACTGCTGTTGCAGATCAAGGGGAAGTCCGAGGCCGAAAGCCGGCCTCTCAGCGACTACATCCACGTCATGGTGGCCGATATCGAGATGCCGGCCATGGATGGCCACAACCTGACCAAACGCATCAAGGAAGACCCCTCCCTCAAGCAATTGCCCGTGATCCTTTTCTCTTCGCTCATTACGGACAAGCTGCGCCACAAGGGCGAGGCCGTGGGCGCGGACGACCAGATTTCCAAGCCGGACGTCAGCCAGCTGGCCATGCGCGCCAAGGCGCTTATCGAACAGAAACTCGGGGCCAAGACCGCCGCCTGAGCCCTCCGGTACGCCCTTGCGGCGTGACCTCCTTTCTTCCTTGCCTCGGTGAGGTCGTCCGTACGCCGGGGCAAGAGTTGCCTCCAGCAGAGGCTCCCTTTCCGCCATTATGGACTGCCGGCCGTCCCCTCTTTATTTTCTTTCTTCCGTCCGGTAACCACAGCCCCTTCTGACATGATATTCCTGTCATGACCGGCGTGTAAGGACTGTCCCGCGCGACCGGCAAGGACCGCCCATGGACACGCCCATACGCCTTTTCCCGCCGGGACAGGGCATATCCCCCTATCTGGCCGATTGGCGCAAGGCCTTCGCCGACCTCGACCCCACGCGCGCCGTCACCGTCTCCTTTTGTTTCGACCGGGGAAAACTGCCTCCCGTCATCGAAACCGTTTGCCTGCCGTGGCCCGTCGATGCCGCCGACAGGCCGCGTGTGGAGCTTTTTAGCGCCGCCGTGGTCAACAATGTCCTGTGCCTGAGGGGAGCCCGTCGCGTAAGCATATTGGCCGATGACGCCGCCTTGGCCAGAAACTTGGCCGAGGCCATACGACGCCTGTTTATCCTGGGGCCGGACGATTTTTCCGATATGTCCTTGATTTTTCTGCTCCGCCTGGTCGAACGGGTCTTCGGCGCCGATTTCACCATCGACGCCGACCGGGATCATGCCTTGGCCCTGCTCCGAGACCACTGCCGCCTCGACGCTTCGGACGAAACGCCCCCAGCCGGCCCGACCGATATCCGACCGGGCACGGTGCTGGCCGTCAACATCGGCCAGCACCTGACAAGCCAGGCGCTCGTCAGGTGCGACGGGGCCGGCGGCTATGCCGTGGAAAGCTTTTCCCGCCGCCCTACCAGGGACGACCAAGGGGAACGGATGTGCCTCAACGCGGTCCTCCCCTCTCTTCGCGCCGAGGCCAAGGCTCTGGCAAAACAGGCCGGGCGGCCCATCGACGCGGTGGGCGTAAGCCTCTCGGCCACGGTCGTTGCCGGCAAGGTCCGCCCGGTGCCGGAATTCGGCCTTTTCGCCGAGTGCGGCGAGACGGAAATCCACGACGCCGACGCGACGTTGCGCCGGACGTTCGGGGACATCTTCCCCGGCCGGCCGGTGGCGGTGGTAAACGATGGCGAGGCGCAGGCCCTTTTCGCCTTCCATTACGGTCGGCCGGAGGCCCCGCTTGCAGCCGGAGCCGCGCGTCCGGGGGGAGTGCTGTCGGTGCGCCTGGGGAGTTGCCCGGCCATCCATGTCCTTGACGCTTCGGGCCACGCCGGGCCGGGGTTCCACGAATATGGCTGGCTGATTACCCGCTATGCACCCAACCCGGCCCAAAGCAGGCTTTTTTCCACCTCCCGCTTTCACCTTTCCCATTACGGCGTGGCCTTGGCGGCCCATGAATTGGGTCTCCTGGCCCGATACGGCCAGGACATCGAGACGGCCATTCCCTTTTTCCATGACGCCCTTGTCGGGGACGACCTCGCTCTGCGCCTCGAGGCCGCCGGCGTGTACGGGGTTCTCGGCGCGCATCTGGCCATGCTGGCCGAGGAAGTTTCCCGGCAAACGCCCCTCGGCTCGTTGCGCCTTTTGGGCTCGCGGGCCAATCACGTCGATGCGCCCGTTTTCGCGGCCATGGCCAAGGGATTCGCCGCGTTCGCGTCCGGCCATGCGCTGTCCGTGTCCGGCTTGCCGCTCAGGTTCATTGAAGACGCCTCTTCCTTCGCCGGCTTGGTCGGCGCGGCCCATGCCGCCTTGCGGCTCGCTTGAAATATTCCTTGCCGCCCCATGCGCGCCCCGGGCTTCTCGCCGGCTCGTCCCTTTTGACACGTCCCCGCCTTTATGCTTATCTGATGCGCCTTTTTTCAGAAAACCCATGCGCTTCGGAGGCGTTCTGCATGACTGATTCTCCCGCGTCGCAAGACGGCAACACCGTCAACGACATCAACTCCTTGTTGGAGCTGCCCATCCGTTATTGGAAGCAATGTCTGGCGGCCGTGATCGTCGTCGTCGCCGCTGCCGGCGGCTACGCCCTGTACGGCACGTACCAGAAGAGCCAGATCGCCAAGGCCGAAAACGAGCTTGGCGCCATTGTCACCGCCAAAAGCGGGGCCGAACGCTTAAGCGCCCTGGAAGCCCTGGCCAAGACCGCCCCGGCCGGCGCCCGCGACGGCATCAACCTGGAAATCGCCAAGACCGCCCAGGATCTGGGCGACTACGCCAAGGCCGCCGCCGCCTGGCAAACCGTGTCGCAAAACGCCCCGGCCGGCATGAAGACCGTCGCCACCCTGGGCTAC
Proteins encoded in this region:
- a CDS encoding tetratricopeptide repeat protein; translation: MTDSPASQDGNTVNDINSLLELPIRYWKQCLAAVIVVVAAAGGYALYGTYQKSQIAKAENELGAIVTAKSGAERLSALEALAKTAPAGARDGINLEIAKTAQDLGDYAKAAAAWQTVSQNAPAGMKTVATLGYAATLSKAGQNAKAVEALENLSVTAPKAFTSTVDQQLAVTAEAAGQWQKAVSAYERLKAGGHITNAAFIDTKISELKAKAEATAKKKS
- the ispH gene encoding 4-hydroxy-3-methylbut-2-enyl diphosphate reductase encodes the protein MKLLRAETAGFCMGVDLALKKLAALIVPPKGPQRTGQATALLTFGPIIHNPQVLAEYAAKGVGVVNDPADIPAGATVVIRAHGIPEPVRREIASRGARIVDATCPKVKKAQTLISAQATQSKVLLLFGEADHPEVKGLLSYATAGAHVFDSMEELERMDLGEGPTYFLAAQTTQDEMEFMRIRDFLKKRFGPGLTVLSTICNATMNRQQEAMDLAAAVDFMVVVGGRESGNTRRLAQVARTAGTPCVHVETADELSPDMVAGKRIIGLTAGASTPKKIIDSVQQALEAF
- a CDS encoding chemotaxis protein, whose amino-acid sequence is MSQTNILLEAGTNELEIVEFFIDEPAPSSFTGDTPEVSGMYRGYYGVNVAKVLEIIRLPKITAMPEVSHPSVLGAFNLRNHIIPLVDLSVWLDKTRQETDSPKVIVTEFNNVTTSFLVSGVTRIHRMSWEAVEPPNRYVSKMSGDCITGVVKLEDRIVFLLDLEKIVADLNPNLGLRLDMSIEWDATSRYRALVADDSVLVREMLKDLLQKAGFDVTAVQNGREAWELLLQIKGKSEAESRPLSDYIHVMVADIEMPAMDGHNLTKRIKEDPSLKQLPVILFSSLITDKLRHKGEAVGADDQISKPDVSQLAMRAKALIEQKLGAKTAA